The stretch of DNA GTCTAGCTGTACAAAGTCCTTACCATTTGTAACATAATTATATGGAGATTAAAAGTCTTTGTTACAGCCCTTCTAATAAATAAACTATTGTCTGGAGCGTAGAAAAAGCGTAGGAAAAAATGATTCTtataaacaaacaattaaacCAAAAAGTCCAAATATGTTAAAGACCATGAATATGGAACCAATATGCATAGAATAAATAAACACAAGCAAAACTGGCATTAGTAATTAGAATAAATTAGGACATTGAGTAAATAACTGAACTGTGACTAGCTGAaagttataatttaaaaatagacaaaataatattaatatgggGTATAAAATGTCTATGTAAAACTAGCATTGCATCCTCTTTTATCACATTATGCAAATCTTTCTTCTTTACATATGATTGGGAATATCTTTGTAAAAACACTGCTTCTGTCAGTTGCTGataaagtttttgtttgaaAGGGTATTTGCAATCATTGGTAAAACCAGAAACTAAttagtcaaaatttttatcttttgtttTACTTTGCCAGTTTTCAGCCATCTCATGCAAGTTTTCAAAAGAAATTTACAGCGGAGCCAAGTATTGAAAACATTGAATCACTTGGTTTTTCATGAAATCGTGGCATTTTGCATGCCTTCTATGCAAGCGTGTCTGAAGTATCTATCAACAGtgcttttataatttaaatgtattaaaTGTCAAACTAAGTTTTTCGTTTTGGAAAAGATTTAAACCTTATTTGTTATCGTGCGCTTTTTGTGTGTAATTAAAAGGATAATTATAGCTGGTATCTATTAAAGTAGAGTAGCCACCGTTTTTGTGAGTTGCTGATTATTTATATGTGACCAAGGGCTGGTATTATATGGTAACTTCAAAGCAAACTTTGAACTGCCAGTTTTATGTATGTTTTGAATTATAAATAGCCATGTCTTATAGTAGGATTGATCATGATATGTGACTCACTCCAAATAGCATAATAAACTTGAAGTCTCAATATTCCAAGCAATCAATAGAATTTATGGCAACAACAGTTACATATGCATTTCATACCCTTGAATATCTTGTCATGCCtactttttaacttttatattcTATAACATTTTCTAAAAAAAGGAATGAAAAGTTGCTTATGTCGAgcttttttatgaaattttgagaAGTAACTAACCtggataaataaatttttatgctCGAGCGTTAATCTGAGATATATAAATTGtcattatatttataacattgaACTGATTGGGCTTGAAGATCAACGTGCTCACCACTTGGTTTAGGAATCGAGGGATCTTAGTGCCACAACACTGACTAAATTATCTTTACAACAACTCACATCAAACCTATTGTGAGGATGATAAGCCATAGGGACTagttgaatgcctggcatttCACTAGTGataaaagcagcttataaacagtggcaagtaatgtagttgcgaTAGGCTAAGTTGACTAACTAGCCACTACCACAATTAGCAACATGACTAAAATTTGTGGGTTCAGATTCATCATCGAGCaggatttttttttaaactttatcaaTGTGAATGGGCACAGGAATGACAAACAAGACAAATCAGAATGAAAAAAACTGAGATTTACAGATATGCAAAAACAAATTCTGCAGCTGTAAAATCATTCCAACTTCAGTAAAATTGAGGGCAAACAGCTCGTACATGAATTGATTAGATGATGTTTTTCGCTTGTCAGTAAAAGGAAGTAGGTCAGCTCGTTGTGCTTAGCTaccaaaaatataatattttgattgttttttgtaTCCCAAAGCAAATAACAAGAACTTTTAACCCCAAAAAGGTTTACCACAAAACTTGGCCTCTGTTCTTTGCACTTGGTTACTCTTTTTCTTTATTTCaaagtttattatttatgtgTGTACTAAATGAGTGACTGACAGGTTTTTGATCTACAAACCACAGGCTCCTCAAACGTTTACAATCATTATCTGATGAGATGACTAAATCAATCATTGCTACATCCTGATTTGACTGTTTACAATCTTCCTTCAACGGCACATATTGTACATCAGTTTAAAACCAGTGCTTATTCAGCCAACTGATTTTCCTGGACTTGTTATTTTCTAGTATACACAACACACATTATTTACATCTAATGTTCTTACTTCATGAGCAACTGGGAACCACAACAGCCCTCAATGTAAGAATAGGAAACGCAGAACGTTGCTATATTTTCGCTATAGTCATGCAGTAGACAAAGTTTTGGATTTATATACTATGCCAAGTCATGAACCgcctatatatacagtaattcaATTTTGCTCTGAAACATTATGTATAGGTTTACCATAATTCCAATACAAACTTCAACCAAATTAAAAGCTCACTTCATCCTAAAATGTGGCGGTAAAACAGGCAGCCAAACAACTAGACACCTCTGCAGTAGTTAACTGGCACATCAGTTTCAACCGCCAGGGTCAAAGTACTAAAATAATTAGACAAACCAGGCAGACCAGAGATCACACCTGTTAGAATAGATGCATGGCCTGTTTTTATTTCAAGTACCTTAGAAGCACAAATGTGCCAAAAATATGTGTGTAAGcttgcaaaaataataaaagtggtACAAGTTGAGCCTGAAACCAACTTGTCTCAAGCTGTTACAAATAATCATGTCCAGTTAATTACAACTGTCCATAGAAGCCAACATGTCAAAATGCAGTGAAATACTCAGCTAGTTCTCATTGTCCAAATAAGCTCAGTTGATCCAACTCGGTTGTTAAAGCAATGAATATTGGAATGTCTAGCTATACAAGGTCACAAATGTCACAAATATTTAATTACCTAATTTATCATGAAATCATGGCATTGCACAGTCTTTTTATGCAAGTATTTCTGAAATATTTATTAGcagataaaaacattttttacaatatGTCACACAGTTGTAGTTGACAGCATCTTCATAActgtttataaaatgttttgtgagACATTGACTCAAGAAAAGCATCTTACCGATTGTTGGGCATGGCGCTTTCACACGTAAAATGATGAGATATAGATGACTAAACCAAAGCTTGAGTCAATTTTATAGAGTACATACGTATAAgactgttttaaaatataagctaaatctttttgttttgggAAAAACCGTAAACCTAATTGGTTTTGGCATATAATTAAAATGATAGCAGCTGGTATCCATCGAAGTAAAGCAGCCACTATTTTGCAGGGTTGCTGCCTATGTAGCTAATACAAAGGGCTGCTAAATTTTTTACTTCAACCTTGAAACTGCCAGTTTTTACgtattttttgaagtttaaacagTCATGTCTTATAATGTGTTTGATTATGGTCTATGACTGACTTCAAATGCGCTAAACCCTTTGAACATGACAAACCTTTTCCCCTCacttattttcaataaaatgatCTTTGATAAACTGACTTTCAAATGGAAAAACCTAAATTTTCAGTGACTCTTAAACCGGTAGCTTTTCTCCAAAATATGTCTTAAACTGCTGATAATGTTTGTACCAGTTGCAATAGCTGAGTAAGAAGAAGCCTTGCAGAAACAGTCATTTATTCATGTACCAGTATCTGTGAACAGTAGTTTTCTGTTAGCATACTGTAATTGTAGGCAGTCCTTTGTGCTAGTAGagtttatattgtatttgtgggcggggcttatctatttatttatacattatatctTTAGGCGGTGCTTATTGGCTAGTCAATGTATATAAAAGCTAACAGCGACCTATTATATTCAGACGAAAACAATAGCTATAATGGCAACTCTTTCATTTCTAGCACTGCTCATCTTGTTCATATCAGTGACAAGTCAAAGTAACATAGGACCATACAGTGCTGAACAAGAACTTTTTGTTCACCGACAGCAGATTTACACCGTTTACCAATTTCTGCAGAATGAGTGCCCAGAGCTTGTCAGATTGAGAAGAGACGTCTATAATGAGAACATGCTGCCTTTGCACCTTGAAGTCGCTAAAATAGTTTATGGCAACCTGTTACAAGCTCTGCAAGAATGTCGCGCAAATGATTCAGCAACCCAACCTACCGCAGAACAATTGACGGGGCTGTCTGTATTAGATAGGCCACCAATACCACAAGGTAACAACTCTGGAAAAGGTTTTAGTAGATAAAAATAACCAAACATTGATTCATTTAGTTTGGTGAACAGACCAGTCTAAAACCTTGTTTTTATGAACTTGCCAGCTTCGTGGCAAATTTATTTCTTTGCATTCTTTCCTTGCatgttatatacatacaaatctACAGTTTTGCTATCATGAGTCTAGAAAAGGACTAAATTGATTCAATTTATAAATTGTAGTTtgcttgtttgtttattttcatctataatataaccacaaaaaataatctgaagagtgtttctaacagtataaaaagacaagagaaataaaagataaaatgtcactccagggaaggtgatgatgaaatccctgtgcgcaatagcaaggctaatcaaggcacggaacctgaaagtagagtcagcagaagtatgtctagttggtttagtcGTCTGGCTGTCTGAGGTAGCGctgcgcttcagttcattttttaaagaattagcatttacaattttacacagtgtaaccggtagtagattccatagcaatgactcttgataatccaaacaacattgaccagcttttgatttaagcaatggtatttttaggtttatgtgcgtttgacgagtagttaaatgtgttatcggcctgttattgtttgtttcgTAAAACACATGTATGTTGTGTGCTTTTAAcagtactttgtatttgtataactttttaatagttaaaattctatttaagTTGAATAGCGGATTAGCAGAAAAATCATAAGCTTTCTTGTTAATTATTCTGAGTAAacggttttgaaaaactttaattttgtttaagtagcaGTCTGGAGCATTTCCCCATGCCTCAACATAATACGAGAGTTTGGAATTGATGAAGGAATTGTACAGAATTAGCAACTTAACATTTAGTTACATTAGTAACATTTAGTAACATTAAGTAACAATAGTTACTTAACATTTCTAAGTAAAACAGATTGTAGTTAGAAGTGTactttatatttaacaaaagaATTATTTTTCAGATTGTCAGCAACTTTATGATCACGGATCCCGATCACCAGGAGTATACCTAATTGATCCATTACATGCAGATGTTGAACCATTTTCAGTGTGGTGTGATTTCTTTGATAACCATGGGTGGACAGTATTTCAGAAGAGAGTTAATGGCTCCATTGACTTCTACCGTAACTGGACAGAATACAAGTCAGGATTCGGGAACATTGCCGGAGAGCATTGGCTTGGTGAGTGGAACTGTCTCATCAATTAGAACAAACATGAAAGTGTTGTATACATTGCACCCTGCCATATGATATTGATTTGGTCTAGTGTTGGCATTGAAAGGCGCAAATATTGTATAGAAAGATATAGAAAGCTAttgtaattatttaataaaacacTCTTCG from Watersipora subatra chromosome 2, tzWatSuba1.1, whole genome shotgun sequence encodes:
- the LOC137386856 gene encoding microfibril-associated glycoprotein 4-like isoform X2, whose protein sequence is MATLSFLALLILFISVTSQSNIGPYSAEQELFVHRQQIYTVYQFLQNECPELVRLRRDVYNENMLPLHLEVAKIVYGNLLQALQECRANDSATQPTAEQLTGLSVLDRPPIPQDCQQLYDHGSRSPGVYLIDPLHADVEPFSVWCDFFDNHGWTVFQKRVNGSIDFYRNWTEYKSGFGNIAGEHWLGLTKLYALTRSNQKLNILLMASNKVLHSGTWASFFIQDENDNYRLEVSDDGYEGSLAASGLSVHNGMAFSTKDRDNDLYSGACAVTYHGAWWYNSCHHSNLNGGYNMNNSSGISWSHFSNSPVETVMRISRD
- the LOC137386856 gene encoding microfibril-associated glycoprotein 4-like isoform X1, which gives rise to MATLSFLALLILFISVTSQSNIGPYSAEQELFVHRQQIYTVYQFLQNECPELVRLRRDVYNENMLPLHLEVAKIVYGNLLQALQECRANDSATQPTAEQLTGLSVLDRPPIPQDCQQLYDHGSRSPGVYLIDPLHADVEPFSVWCDFFDNHGWTVFQKRVNGSIDFYRNWTEYKSGFGNIAGEHWLGLTKLYALTRSNQKLNILLMASNKVLHSGTWASFFIQDENDNYRLEVSDDGYEGSLAASGLSVHNGMAFSTKDRDNDLYSGACAVTYHGAWWYKNCYSSNLNGGYNMNNSSGISWSHFSNSPVETVMRISRD